The following are encoded together in the Paracoccus sediminicola genome:
- a CDS encoding replication initiator protein A, with amino-acid sequence MTNSRSPLLPDRHPQKDLFVCDIVDAVPKGDMASMEHPVFTLSTKPDMKPRRYQNGENFIEVSPSRYGLATVHDRDVLIYCISQCMAALNEGRSVSRTLRFKAHDLLVATNRRTSGEGYKLLKDALRRLQGTQIETNIRQGGKEYFRVFGLIEAAEIVRETRDGRMQDVEITLSDWVFDAIENNHVLTLNKEYFLLRKPLERRLYELARKHCGAQPKWKCGIELLRDKCGSGSTTKEFRRLLSKIIEDDAVHHHLPDYVMSIEGNNVVFLPKEGEAVIALPFQALRFNKADTHDEARRLAPGWDIYVLESEWRSWVHDKAIDVKDADKHFLAFCKKRGAYRN; translated from the coding sequence ATGACGAATTCACGCTCTCCGCTGCTGCCTGATCGTCATCCGCAGAAAGACCTGTTCGTCTGTGACATCGTGGATGCCGTGCCGAAGGGTGACATGGCTTCGATGGAACACCCCGTTTTCACCCTATCGACCAAGCCGGACATGAAGCCACGGCGCTACCAGAACGGCGAGAACTTTATCGAAGTGTCGCCATCACGTTATGGGCTGGCCACCGTGCATGACCGCGACGTGCTGATCTACTGTATCAGCCAGTGTATGGCCGCGCTTAATGAAGGGCGATCGGTGAGTCGCACCCTGCGGTTCAAGGCCCACGATTTGCTGGTGGCCACGAACCGGCGCACGTCCGGTGAAGGCTACAAGCTGCTTAAAGACGCGCTGAGACGGCTACAGGGGACGCAAATCGAGACAAACATCCGCCAAGGCGGCAAGGAATATTTCCGCGTCTTTGGTCTGATTGAGGCGGCCGAGATCGTGCGGGAGACGCGCGACGGCCGGATGCAGGATGTCGAGATCACGCTCTCGGACTGGGTGTTCGATGCGATCGAAAACAATCATGTCCTCACCCTGAACAAGGAATACTTCCTCCTTCGCAAGCCACTCGAACGGCGGCTGTACGAGTTGGCGCGCAAGCATTGCGGGGCGCAACCGAAGTGGAAATGCGGGATCGAGTTGCTGCGCGACAAGTGTGGTTCGGGCTCAACCACGAAGGAGTTCCGCCGTTTGCTCTCAAAGATTATTGAAGATGACGCGGTGCACCATCACCTCCCCGACTATGTGATGAGTATTGAAGGCAACAATGTTGTCTTTCTCCCGAAGGAGGGCGAAGCGGTGATCGCCCTGCCCTTCCAGGCTTTGCGATTCAACAAGGCCGATACGCATGATGAGGCGCGACGGCTCGCGCCTGGCTGGGATATCTACGTGCTAGAAAGCGAGTGGCGGTCATGGGTGCATGACAAGGCCATCGACGTGAAGGATGCGGATAAGCACTTCCTCGCCTTCTGCAAGAAGCGCGGCGCTTATCGCAACTAA